The DNA window TCTTATCTGAAATAGAGCTGCATTTCTGTATGCAGATCAACAGACAGTTTGAGAATTCTAAACCCCAGGTATGTTCTAGAGAACAGAAAAGATGACTAGCTGGCTTTAGCAGATGCTGTACGAACATGCCAGTGCATGTTTGTGATTCATCTGGTGCCAGCCTAAGAGGGATTCTGACCACAAGTGTCTTTTCCTTGAATGATATTTGGCCACCTTGCCAGCTCCTCACTTTGGGAGTGGACCCCCTGGAATGGCAGAAACTTAAGACTGTGATAACAATTTAGGTGGATGTTTTAATGTTGTGAGCATGTAAAACGCTCTTAGGAGGCTGAAGGCAGACAGCTGTAATCTATTCAACAAATTCTACTAAGATTTGTTCTGGGGAATAGGTAAGGGGTTGAAGCACCACTTTGAAACTGCTTCTGCTGTTTTGGCTATATACACTGTGacttgcagcagctcaggctaCCATACTGTATTAAAAGCAAATGACCATCAGTTTATTATCTGTTGTGGCAACAAGCATGACCCTATTCTGTGCCCAGTCATGCCACAATATTCTCTTCTCACTACAAGCCAACACAGCTTCCTagcaaacacacagcaaagTGTAACAGCTATGACTAATCTGctcaaaagaagaaatgtgaaaagaTAATTTGCTTAAAtctaaaactgaagaaatttttaaagagaagtcTAAACTAGTTTCTCACTTTGCATTTTAGTCTCATAAATGGCAAAGTATGAAGTCACCCACTGAGTAAGAAATAACAACCCTTCCAGAAAAACTCTCTTAAGAAAAAGGCAAACCTCAGAACCTCCTGttaaaaaataccatttatttGTCAACTTGGTTTTAATCAGAATGATACATCCCAGATAACAATTGCATTAGTACTCTCAAATAAGGACATTATAATATAGATTGTATTTAGCAAATAcatatcttttctttcttcacatcGTCTCTTTACTAATGCTGAGATCATCCTTGTCCATCATATCTCAcacttacagaaaaataagtgtttcCAAGTAAGGCAGGAATCAAATACTATCCCTCTCATTTCTTCCACAGAAACTCCCACTTCTAAGTCTTCTATAAAATTACTTCTAAGACCTCCCTGAAAACATAGAGAGTAGGTGGAATGGTGGTTTGTGGAAGTAAAAACCAGCATTCTCTGACTCCTTTCATCTGAATGCCTCCCAAATCACACCTTATGCCAACTGGTAATTCTCAttcaaatgaagaaatgaaaagttttcTAGTATGTTTATTAATGTAATTAGTCTGTTTCATTTATGCCTTCATCTTTTGATTTTTGATAATGAAAATGTTCATGCAGCACACCAAGTCAACAGGGCATAAAGAAAACTGGTAATATAAGGCTATAACTCCTATCCAAGACTGAATAGAAGTTCTGGTCCTTTAGCTTCCTTAAATTCTAAGCATTTATCCTTTTCACCGATGCACATATGACTACTCACAAGTGCATTCTAATGGTAGCTGAATACTAATCCCCTTTTGTTTAAAGATTACATtccaaaacaaaatgtattCCCTCTACTGCGGGAAGTAGGACCAGATGTAGCAGTCCTTTGTTAAAGTAGAGTTTAAACCTGAAAAATATAATGTCTATGAGGAAAAATTAACAAGGTAATTAATATGTAAAACTAATCATCCTTTGATTAGTCTACATaggatctgatttttttttcctgtaatatcTTCAACTAAGACTCTTCTGCAACTTATAGGTCACAAGACacaacaaaacagaattaaaatattttaaaaagtgtatttttaattttaaagtgctTTAGGAAAATGCTGAATATTGAGGTACTAAAAAGGTAAGCTGGTAGTTTTTCAATATTCAAGTTGGAACCCTGGTCTCATAAGTGACTACAACTGAGCAAAAGTTTCACCATAtgggagataaaaaaaaatacgtATCTGACATAAACAACCATTCTTTTCCCAAACCACCTGCTTCTGTGAGATGCTTGGTACCTGCTTGCttgcatggaaaataaaagaactaAACCCCCACCTAAAGATCTAGGTTCCTAGGGTAACAAAAACCATTTATGCCACAAGACACAGACTTCACAAACTTTGTAAATACTATTGGCTACAAACCAAACACAGTGATGAGGAGGTGCTACAGAAGTAGGCCAATGCTTTGCTATAATAAGTCAGCATGAGTTATGCATTAGAAGtttaattccagaaaaaaaaaaaaaaaaaacaacaacaaaccaagcGTAAGGTGTGATATAGCACAGCCAGCAGAAACCAGCTGTACAATAGAGGTACTAAACTGCTTGAAACAGGTTTTTTATTGATAGCGTAAGAGGGATGAAAAACAGAGCACAAACTCTACCTACATGAAACTGCAAGagacaaaacaaaccccaggaAATTCATACAGCTTACGCACATCaaacagcaggacagagggagaTGGTATGAAAAAGGAAGATAACATTCTTTAATattcaggaaaatgaaacatttccatATAGGAAAAAGTGAACTCCAGCCTAAGAAGGGCATGACACCTAGCAGAGGCCAATACAGAGAATCCATGCTCTTTTGATAAAAAATTGCTCTGAGACTTCAGAATAAGTGAAGAGTCCACAGCAAACAAAGGTGTGCTATGATTGTAAGCTACAAACACTGGATTTTGGATGCATACAAATCTTTATTAATAAACACAGATAAAGACTGAAGTACCAAAATGCTGATGACATTTCTGGAGACATTAGATCACCTTGAAGTCAGCGTTgataaaacatttctgtgggaaaagctaTTAAGTGATGTGGAAGGACAATTAATACAAAATTCCTTCAGGAACAAGAAGTAACTTCAGGATGCTCTCCAAATGACTTGCCAGTTTTCATACTCTAATAAAAATAGGTTTGCACCTGCTGGTTTTAATTGCAACAGCAAATAACAGAAATATGGCAGGCTACTAATACACATATTTGACAGCAAATAATATTGCAGCACAGTATCTGGAAGCACTTGCTCTGAAGTCTCTGTTGACtcaaagaacagcagcagaattaATGAAGTTTTTGGCTGCCCACCCCCTAACTATATCTAATTACATCAGATGAAAGCCCTGTGTGTCACTCTAAAGATCAAAACCTAGAATTTAAGATCTTCAAACAAATAGACTAGTGGGTTGTTCTAATCAGAATGTAGAATGAAGAATGTAATAAACCATTTCATAAAAGTAGATCAAAGTTACTCAATCAGCTGTTACCCTGCTATTTTTGGGACTGACTATTGATGATTGCCAATCAAGAACAGAGCCACCATAAAGCTATTTATTTAACTGCATATGTTTTTGACAATTTAAGATTCAAAAGAGGACGTAATGTATTTTTGTGTTAATGAGACTCTTCTGAATAACACTTTGTGTTAAAAAACCATTgcaatttaaaggaaaataatcctaTAAAACTAGGTTGAAGAGTAAATGTATGAAGTGTTAGAACAACTAAAACATTGCAAAGGCAACTAAGAAAGCAAATagtgaaagcaaaaagcaggaaattacCTATTTTAATATGTTAATATGCACATAACTGTGTTTGATCTTTTTCTGTGTGGAAGTGAACTCTGAGATTTGTCACTCCCCTAGaccacaccaaaaaaagatGAGTGGCAATTCCTACAGATGGCATCTTGTGAGTCAACAGTTTTCTTCAGTGTTACCCTGAACATCTACCACATCCCAATGGATGATGGGTTTCGTCCCTCAGCTTCTGAGGAAAGACAATATATATGTAATAGAAGCTCAGAGACATAGCTGcctgagaaaattatttgtcaTCTCACAAAGGTCTAGAAGGTGCActgttttccttaaatattCTTTGTAcctttggtattttttattttaatgtaacaTCATATTGggaattcaaatttaaaattattctttaggCATGAAAAGAACAACTTTCCCACTTAATCCATCTACTAGGAAAGCTGGTAATGGCACTGTGTCTGAGAAAGTTAAAGATTGCTAAGTCAAAGTTTGCCAAGTGCCTTATTCAATTGGAATCTTCTAAAGTTTGCAAGTAAAAGTTCTTCTTGAACCTCCTGAgaatgttgttgttgtttctccCACACACCACCCAGAGTAAATCCAACTATCTTCCCTTAACCTGCCAAGTGGGGTAGGGCATTATGGCACTGTTACTCAATAAAAACCTAAGACcagtaaaaatacatattaCATGAATTACAGAGTCCCCAAAAGCATCTTTCAGCAGTCTGCTTTCAATAATTTCTGAATTCTTCCATTAATCTCTTCTATACATACCATGTACAGTATAAAACTAAATCAACCTCATATCAGACATGCAATTCTGTCATTTCAATTTTATACTTCAATGGCTGAAGACTGTGTACCTCTGAGCCACATTTAGGACATGTAAAATACATATCAAATAAAAAGTTACTTTTAATACAGTAGTAACAAAAAACATGTGGACAGCCTATGGTATGTGGCATGGTAGGCCATTCTCCACATAGTGAACATTCCCTGCAGTGAGCTGCTAATGTGTTTTCACTATTGGAAAGACCTGCGATAGGCAAACACCAAGAGGAAATTTTAAGTTTCAGTTTCTGTACATTAATGAGTGGTAGCAAATATATCAAAAATTCAGCAAAGCCATGCCATAAGAGTTCCCTGTTCATGTATTCAAATCCTATCTGACGAACATTTTGTGGCTTGCAGAAAACTGACCTAATTCCTAGAACGCGTTCTGTAAGAGTTGCGAATGTTCCTTTCcgaagaaaaatcagaaaatttacAAGTCCACAAAGCTTAAGAAGTCCAGATCCAAAACCTATATAGCTCTTAATTTTGCAGAAAGATTGCTGTTGACGATTGCTAAATAAATCATAACATCTTTCTTCCAACCATCTTCCACCAACAGTGAAAATAAGATACCATAACTTCTGGTGTTTGCTCAGAGGTTGATATTTCTCTGTCTGAGATAAGTTATTCTTATATTGAATATTGAGAATAGCCTGCCCCACAGTTGCATTCTTGGAATAGATAGTGAATCTCCATAATATAAgacataaaaatgcttttacttCTGGTTCAAAATGAGCCAACACCCCTGGTTTAAATCCATGAAAACAGCTGGTAAACTGGGACCACAGTAGTTGTTCCAGGGCTTTGTTTAGTTCAAGAGCATCAAGCTGACTTATTCTGAGCACAGGATTCACACTCTTTTCATTTCCAATGCTGGAGGCCATTTCTTCACAAATAAACTttctagaaataaaacacaaatagaTTTTAGTATAGTGGAGTATttcctatttctatttttgttaaaaataacaaactTGTAATATACTAGCAGtagacaagaaaaaacaaagttctCAGAATGCTCTATAAATATGTTATTAATATGCCACAATTCCTTTCAGGAAGCTTTATATTGATATAAAATTAGTACACatttaaattagtttaaaatcttatttttagaagaaattatgCTTGACCATTTCTCACAAACAGTTAACAATTGATTATAAACAAGTGTTCAACATCATCTAGATATTCAGAAAAATCCAcagatttatatatttattcatattaataaatttatatatacattaaaaaaaatatcacagggCATAATTTTAATATTCAATTGAACCTTAAAATAGACCAGAAAGAAGAACTGCAACACTATATGGTGTTTTATGGAGAAACAGGGAAATTGAAATACTAAgcagaaaatctggaaaagaaCACTGAGGCAGACCAAGTGTTGCCATACGAACACTTAAATTGCTAcagctgaaagcaaaaccaTAGAAATACAGACAAATTTAGGAATTACAAAAAGATATGGAAATTAAGGTGGGAATTAATAAAAGTTTCTTAATAAGGGCAGTGAGTTGTTTAGAGAAAAATCATActaaatttaagaaatattcAGCATCCAGATAAATTATTATACAGTACTTCATTGAAGTCTGCATATATTTTCTAGAGTGTTTTTGACAGGTGTGGGACTGTGCTACTTGTCGTATAACACTTCCAGGCAAGATGATTAATGTATAATAGCAACATCAACAAATGCATACTCCTCTTGCTCAagcatcacagaaaaaaaaaattaaaatggcttCTTTTAGATGCTGTTGCATCTGGAAGTCTGGCtgagaaataaatgcaataaattgCCAAAGCAAAGTACAGGTAACACCTCAATGCAAAATTGTGGGGTAAccaatttttgtttccttttgtcaACAGTTTAAACCCCAAAGTattcagaagtattttcagtattttcagcatttttcagtaTGCAACATATTTCACTTTCTAAACCAGATTCTTTGCATAACAGATCTGTAAGGAGTCCACAGCCTTCGGGAGAAAGTATAGGAAGTAGTGCCTCAGATTCTTAtttgtaagagaaaaataaccATACAAGATTACTGTGAGTAAAAGATGCTGTGATGCCAagaacactaaaaaaaaaatccttcaaacaAACAACCATGTTTCCTGAAAAAGAATACCTGAgaag is part of the Vidua chalybeata isolate OUT-0048 chromosome 1, bVidCha1 merged haplotype, whole genome shotgun sequence genome and encodes:
- the PEX2 gene encoding peroxisome biogenesis factor 2, with translation MASSIGNEKSVNPVLRISQLDALELNKALEQLLWSQFTSCFHGFKPGVLAHFEPEVKAFLCLILWRFTIYSKNATVGQAILNIQYKNNLSQTEKYQPLSKHQKLWYLIFTVGGRWLEERCYDLFSNRQQQSFCKIKSYIGFGSGLLKLCGLVNFLIFLRKGTFATLTERVLGIRSVFCKPQNVRQIGFEYMNRELLWHGFAEFLIYLLPLINVQKLKLKISSWCLPIAGLSNSENTLAAHCRECSLCGEWPTMPHTIGCPHVFCYYCIKSNFLFDMYFTCPKCGSEVHSLQPLKYKIEMTELHV